From one Flavobacterium sp. N502536 genomic stretch:
- a CDS encoding tetratricopeptide repeat protein, protein MKNLLLYILLTFSLAVSAQEKDKTLPDANEEYKQNKFTDAEANYRISESKFPKRATAPYNLGNTIYRQNQASEAKFAYAKAIKNSKTRPEKHKAFHNLGNVFMKEKNYTQAVEAYKEALRNDPTDEESRYNYALAKQKLKENPPKNDKNKDKNKDKKNDKKDDQKKDGDNKDKKDGKDDQKKDDKGDKDKDKKDGKNDPKKDDKSDNKGEPKPMPGGISKERVQNLLDAVNNEEKKIQDKVNAQKVKGNPKKTEKDW, encoded by the coding sequence ATGAAAAATTTACTTCTTTATATTTTACTAACATTTTCTTTGGCAGTTTCTGCTCAGGAGAAAGACAAAACATTGCCTGACGCCAATGAGGAATATAAGCAGAATAAATTTACTGATGCCGAAGCCAACTACAGAATTTCTGAGTCAAAATTCCCAAAACGCGCGACTGCCCCTTATAACCTGGGAAATACAATTTACAGACAAAATCAGGCTTCTGAAGCCAAGTTTGCTTACGCGAAAGCCATCAAAAATTCAAAAACAAGACCTGAAAAACACAAAGCATTTCACAACTTAGGAAATGTTTTCATGAAAGAGAAAAATTATACTCAGGCCGTTGAAGCCTACAAAGAAGCTTTGCGCAACGATCCGACTGACGAAGAATCGCGTTACAACTATGCTTTGGCCAAACAAAAACTAAAAGAAAATCCTCCGAAAAACGATAAAAACAAAGACAAGAATAAGGATAAAAAGAACGACAAAAAAGACGATCAGAAAAAAGACGGCGACAATAAAGACAAAAAGGACGGAAAAGACGATCAGAAAAAAGACGATAAAGGCGACAAAGACAAGGATAAAAAAGACGGCAAAAACGACCCTAAGAAAGATGACAAATCCGACAACAAAGGGGAGCCAAAACCAATGCCGGGAGGAATATCCAAAGAAAGAGTTCAGAATTTACTAGATGCGGTAAACAACGAAGAAAAGAAAATTCAGGACAAAGTAAACGCCCAAAAGGTAAAAGGTAACCCTAAAAAAACAGAAAAAGACTGGTAG